One genomic segment of Drosophila melanogaster chromosome 3L includes these proteins:
- the CG3868 gene encoding uncharacterized protein: protein MKLFAICALLILPLVSGGIVPRTPTRHFVAYEIHSTHNLPQMEAIVQKMQILFQNMIPDMSVLADAVAVPDMSVQSDAGVLPDMSVATDADETPRRRSAELKVAPIAKIAAPMIAKIPDMSVQADAGLIPDISVASDADETPKRASFGLKKPLLDRIAGAIAKMDADLIPDMSVATDGADTPKQAVSGDKALPKMTKVSGGEPVEIKTHADADQIPDMSVASDADDTPRKVAASLKTLPKMTKVSGGKPVEIMTHADDGLIPDMSVASDADVTPKQTVAGLKALPQLTKVSGANPVEPISQANADLVPDVSVASDAEDKAANQLPDISVAGDAKFDPKMTLAALLATIH from the exons ATGAAACTCTTTGCCATTTGTGCCCTCCTCATCCTTCCGCTGGTAAGCGGTGGAATCGTGCCACGCACACCTACTAGGCACTTTGTGGCCTACGAGATCCATTCTACCCATAATCTCCCCCAGATGGAAG CCATCGTCCAGAAGATGCAGATCCTATTCCAGAACATGATTCCGGATATGTCCGTGTTGGCCGACGCTGTCGCCGTACCCGACATGTCCGTTCAGTCGGATGCGGGTGTGCTGCCGGATATGTCGGTGGCCACTGACGCCGATGAGACCCCCAGGAGGCGCTCCGCAGAGTTAAAGGTCGCTCCGATCGCCAAGATCGCCGCTCCCATGATCGCTAAGATCCCCGATATGTCTGTCCAGGCTGACGCCGGCTTAATCCCCGACATTTCCGTGGCTTCCGATGCTGATGAAACTCCCAAGCGCGCTTCCTTTGGTCTAAAGAAGCCCCTGCTAGACAGAATTGCCGGTGCCATTGCTAAGATGGATGCCGATCTGATTCCCGATATGTCCGTGGCCACCGATGGTGCTGACACCCCCAAGCAGGCTGTTTCCGGTGACAAAGCTCTCCCAAAAATGACCAAGGTCTCTGGTGGCGAGCCAGTGGAGATTAAGACCCATGCCGACGCCGATCAAATTCCCGACATGTCCGTTGCCTCCGATGCTGATGATACCCCAAGGAAGGTTGCAGCTAGCCTCAAGACCCTGCCCAAAATGACCAAGGTCTCTGGAGGCAAGCCAGTGGAGATCATGACCCATGCCGATGACGGTCTTATTCCCGACATGTCCGTTGCTTCAGACGCCGACGTGACCCCCAAGCAGACTGTTGCCGGTCTCAAGGCCCTGCCCCAGTTGACCAAGGTTTCCGGAGCCAATCCCGTAGAGCCGATTTCCCAAGCTAATGCTGATCTGGTTCCCGATGTGTCCGTGGCTTCCGATGCTGAGGATAAGG CTGCCAATCAGCTGCCCGATATCTCTGTGGCTGGCGATGCCAAGTTTGATCCCAAGATGACTCTTGCTGCCCTTTTGGCCACGATCCACTAA
- the stwl gene encoding stonewall, isoform C, translated as MSAASEVNLMLLRSVEKQTALYDRTDENYRKRLPSENAWDMVASEVGESVEKCKRRWRQLRNDYTRWCNADANRRRNGQRRLAYPLADELRFLDRHLNIADDMAADDDRSVSSDKDRDNNRDSEGVDHHAQASLKERASSTSKLVKEVKLASQVRKEKSSQDKRENWENPGDKQRSRKKSAEEKLNDLEESDEPEKVPELDSFLQSDNEDDECMDEEHLEDLEGFDFDLEQSNQEKELTPEKSLEKNNTDSTVSQPEFFVKQTRDPRLLIIGRKNSTSSFAESKASKSISGDPLETAMEDSGDEYGRDGEKRVTGSDTTSPTRRPRRAARASISFAGIRDLPIQKPGQAQRMTRLQRRKSMSLAAVHSVRSSTSPVKMTPVPRSQPINKPPSGPVQITKISHRDDIFPRPAVPSGVVNINQNQLKTQQQQKTLIFPTTDEAIANPQGSGPPQRRSVGRPPKKLPMVQRIVAPETQTKPQSPINTKVLTIGKPTSSVASGNINNIAIKSNVVTSISSSTATTNTITKGTSNNSIKTTENVNVISYSPNSSSTSSSSKATTGASGAVITNIPTTTTAGTSVPVGKSITQLKMTERGTQTGVQNPFSDNYFLEMIKPQMQEMNPRQKMHFKKKVFQALMETFDDATDFPTSKELQHFNINTPSGFEHITDPELRLVRELVSMVSAAKVTLIRPPGEATAIATASRSGIAPEVQRGPRTNMTRQVIQRVYKPGTGQEIAPTSPAGGLDKRLFRLAAMGGKPNGNLSATQEILRKDSVDSNHSVVKVANHAPTGSPKGAAVVAAIRPQGSLINSFFGQGNGPTTAKGAASENIRAMSRRYSVCGSSNPPNAQNASQGSANGSTINSNASAMEASMLKRRLIAAGHGMVPPTQRPRYSAVGASQMTTASQGSSLLVRKSVGCVPAYQKQISPTGGASLLQKTPQIASVQGSAFNDFAQPKPAATASVNGEESSPTSALKRSLVVANTKTSFQDLLQQASQTVQRNKIESSETAATIAADDFSLDNLKREPVDPAEDHNDILGV; from the exons ATGAGCGCCGCCTCTGAGGTGAACCTGATGTTGCTGCGGTCAGTGGAGAAGCAGACTGCGCTTTATGATCGTACCGACGAAAACTATAGGAAGCGCCTGCCGAGTGAGAACGCCTGGGACATGGTTGCCTCCGAAGTTGGAGAGTCGG TGGAAAAATGCAAGCGACGCTGGCGTCAGCTGCGAAATGACTATACCCGCTGGTGCAACGCCGACGCCAACCGGCGACGAAATGGCCAGCGTCGTTTGGCTTATCCGCTGGCCGATGAGCTGCGCTTTTTGGACCGCCATCTAAACATAGCTGACGACATGGCTGCCGACGATGACCGCAGCGTATCATCGGACAAGGACAGGGATAACAATAGAGACAGCGAGGGCGTGGATCATCATGCTCAGGCGTCATTAAAAGAACGCGCATCATCGACAAGCAAGTTAGTTAAGGAGGTCAAGCTGGCAAGTCAAGTTCGTAAGGAAAAATCGTCCCAAGACAAGAGAGAAAATTGGGAAAATCCTGGAGATAAACAGCGATCTAGGAAGAAAAGTGCTGAAGAGAAGCTGAATGATTTGGAGGAATCGGACGAACCAGAGAAGGTTCCTGAACTCGATAGTTTTCTGCAGTCTGATAATGAAGACGACGAGTGCATGGACGAGGAGCACCTAGAAGATCTGGAAGGTTTCGATTTTGACTTGGAACAATCGAATCAGGAAAAGGAGTTAACGCCGGAGAAGTCTCTAGAGAAGAATAACACCGACTCAACTGTTAGCCAGCCGGAGTTCTTTGTCAAGCAAACCAGAGATCCTCGTTTGCTAATTATTGGCAGAAAGAATTCGACGTCTTCGTTTGCTGAATCCAAGGCTTCAAAATCTATTTCCGGGGATCCTCTGGAAACGGCTATGGAAGATAGTGGCGATGAATATGGTAGGGATGGTGAAAAACGCGTCACAGGCAGCGACACTACTTCTCCAACCCGACGTCCACGTCGCGCAGCCCGTGCATCAATAAGTTTCGCTGGCATAAGGGATTTACCGATCCAGAAACCAGGCCAAGCACAACGAATGACGCGATTGCAGCGCAGGAAATCTATGAGTTTAGCGGCTGTACACAGTGTAAGGAGCTCCACATCGCCTGTGAAAATGACTCCAGTCCCCAGGTCTCAGCCGATCAACAAGCCGCCATCCGGGCCAGTCCAGATCACGAAAATCAGTCATCGGGATGACATCTTCCCGAGACCTGCGGTGCCATCTGGAGTTGTGAATATAAATCAAAACCAACTCAAGACTCAACAACAGCAGAAGACGCTGATCTTTCCGACGACCGATGAAGCGATCGCTAACCCGCAGGGATCTGGTCCACCACAAAGGAGGTCCGTGGGTAGGCCGCCCAAGAAGCTACCTATGGTGCAGCGAATAGTTGCGCCGGAAACGCAGACCAAGCCACAGTCGCCCATAAACACCAAAGTCCTGACCATTGGCAAGCCCACCAGCTCCGTCGCGAGTGgtaacataaataatattgcTATCAAAAGCAACGTCGTTACTAGCATAAGCAGCAGCACCGCTACTACTAATACCATTACCAAAGGTACCAGTAACAACAGCATCAAAACTACTGAAAACGTTAATGTAATAAGCTACAGTCCGAATTCATctagcaccagcagcagcagcaaggcCACCACTGGTGCCTCTGGTGCGGTGATAACTAATATACCCACAACCACCACAGCTGGAACATCCGTTCCGGTCGGAAAGAGTATAACCCAATTGAAAATGACTGAGCGAGGCACTCAAACCGGAGTCCAGAATCCTTTCTCCGATAATTACTTTCTCGAAATGATCAAGCCCCAGATGCAGGAAATGAACCCCCGTCAGAAGATGCACTTTAAGAAGAAAGTATTCCAAGCGCTGATGGAAACCTTTGATGATGCTACCGATTTCCCAACGTCTAAAGAACTGCAGCATTTTAATATAAACACTCCTTCAGGATTTGAGCACATTACAGATCCGGAACTTCGATTGGTCAGGGAGCTAGTCAGCATGGTGAGCGCGGCTAAGGTTACCCTAATTAGACCGCCAGGAGAAGCTACAGCTATAGCTACAGCTTCCCGCAGTGGAATTGCTCCTGAGGTACAGCGAGGACCCCGAACAAATATGACACGCCAAGTCATTCAGAGGGTATACAAGCCAGGCACTGGACAAGAGATCGCCCCCACCAGCCCGGCGGGTGGACTAGATAAGAGGTTGTTCAGGTTAGCGGCTATGGGTGGTAAACCGAATGGCAACTTGAGTGCCACTCAGGAAATTTTGCGCAAGGATAGTGTTGACAGTAACCATAGTGTGGTCAAGGTGGCCAACCACGCCCCAACAGGCAGTCCCAAAGGAGCTGCTGTAGTGGCTGCTATAAGGCCGCAGGGTTCATTGATCAACAGTTTCTTTGGACAAGGCAATGGACCGACGACGGCCAAGGGAGCTGCCTCCGAGAATATCCGCGCCATGTCCAGGAGGTATTCCGTGTGCGGTAGCAGCAATCCACCCAATGCCCAAAACGCTAGCCAAGGTTCCGCCAATGGCAGCACCATAAACTCCAATGCTAGCGCTATGGAAGCGTCTATGCTTAAGCGGCGATTGATAGCAGCTGGGCATGGAATGGTGCCACCTACCCAACGCCCTCGGTATTCTGCCGTAGGTGCTAGTCAAATGACCACTGCATCGCAAGGCAGCAGTTTACTAGTGAGGAAGTCTGTGGGCTGCGTTCCTGCTTACCAAAAGCAAATCTCACCCACTGGCGGTGCCTCCCTGCTTCAGAAAACTCCGCAGATTGCCAGTGTGCAAGGATCTGCCTTCAATGACTTTGCCCAGCCCAAGCCCGCTGCAACGGCCTCTGTAAACGGCGAAGAAAGTTCGCCTACCTCGGCGCTGAAGCGCAGCTTGGTGGTGGCTAATACCAAAACCTCCTTTCAGGACCTTCTTCAGCAGGCCAGTCAGACGGTgcagagaaataaaattgaatcCTCGGAGACAGCAGCCACTATTGCTGCGGATGATTTTTCGCTGGACAACCTTAAGCGAGAGCCAGTGGATCCCGCGGAGGATCACAATGACATACTCGGTGTTTAA
- the stwl gene encoding stonewall, isoform B, translating to MMGDFLFENSCLEKCKRRWRQLRNDYTRWCNADANRRRNGQRRLAYPLADELRFLDRHLNIADDMAADDDRSVSSDKDRDNNRDSEGVDHHAQASLKERASSTSKLVKEVKLASQVRKEKSSQDKRENWENPGDKQRSRKKSAEEKLNDLEESDEPEKVPELDSFLQSDNEDDECMDEEHLEDLEGFDFDLEQSNQEKELTPEKSLEKNNTDSTVSQPEFFVKQTRDPRLLIIGRKNSTSSFAESKASKSISGDPLETAMEDSGDEYGRDGEKRVTGSDTTSPTRRPRRAARASISFAGIRDLPIQKPGQAQRMTRLQRRKSMSLAAVHSVRSSTSPVKMTPVPRSQPINKPPSGPVQITKISHRDDIFPRPAVPSGVVNINQNQLKTQQQQKTLIFPTTDEAIANPQGSGPPQRRSVGRPPKKLPMVQRIVAPETQTKPQSPINTKVLTIGKPTSSVASGNINNIAIKSNVVTSISSSTATTNTITKGTSNNSIKTTENVNVISYSPNSSSTSSSSKATTGASGAVITNIPTTTTAGTSVPVGKSITQLKMTERGTQTGVQNPFSDNYFLEMIKPQMQEMNPRQKMHFKKKVFQALMETFDDATDFPTSKELQHFNINTPSGFEHITDPELRLVRELVSMVSAAKVTLIRPPGEATAIATASRSGIAPEVQRGPRTNMTRQVIQRVYKPGTGQEIAPTSPAGGLDKRLFRLAAMGGKPNGNLSATQEILRKDSVDSNHSVVKVANHAPTGSPKGAAVVAAIRPQGSLINSFFGQGNGPTTAKGAASENIRAMSRRYSVCGSSNPPNAQNASQGSANGSTINSNASAMEASMLKRRLIAAGHGMVPPTQRPRYSAVGASQMTTASQGSSLLVRKSVGCVPAYQKQISPTGGASLLQKTPQIASVQGSAFNDFAQPKPAATASVNGEESSPTSALKRSLVVANTKTSFQDLLQQASQTVQRNKIESSETAATIAADDFSLDNLKREPVDPAEDHNDILGV from the exons ATGATGGGGGACTTCTTATTCGAGAATTCTTGCt TGGAAAAATGCAAGCGACGCTGGCGTCAGCTGCGAAATGACTATACCCGCTGGTGCAACGCCGACGCCAACCGGCGACGAAATGGCCAGCGTCGTTTGGCTTATCCGCTGGCCGATGAGCTGCGCTTTTTGGACCGCCATCTAAACATAGCTGACGACATGGCTGCCGACGATGACCGCAGCGTATCATCGGACAAGGACAGGGATAACAATAGAGACAGCGAGGGCGTGGATCATCATGCTCAGGCGTCATTAAAAGAACGCGCATCATCGACAAGCAAGTTAGTTAAGGAGGTCAAGCTGGCAAGTCAAGTTCGTAAGGAAAAATCGTCCCAAGACAAGAGAGAAAATTGGGAAAATCCTGGAGATAAACAGCGATCTAGGAAGAAAAGTGCTGAAGAGAAGCTGAATGATTTGGAGGAATCGGACGAACCAGAGAAGGTTCCTGAACTCGATAGTTTTCTGCAGTCTGATAATGAAGACGACGAGTGCATGGACGAGGAGCACCTAGAAGATCTGGAAGGTTTCGATTTTGACTTGGAACAATCGAATCAGGAAAAGGAGTTAACGCCGGAGAAGTCTCTAGAGAAGAATAACACCGACTCAACTGTTAGCCAGCCGGAGTTCTTTGTCAAGCAAACCAGAGATCCTCGTTTGCTAATTATTGGCAGAAAGAATTCGACGTCTTCGTTTGCTGAATCCAAGGCTTCAAAATCTATTTCCGGGGATCCTCTGGAAACGGCTATGGAAGATAGTGGCGATGAATATGGTAGGGATGGTGAAAAACGCGTCACAGGCAGCGACACTACTTCTCCAACCCGACGTCCACGTCGCGCAGCCCGTGCATCAATAAGTTTCGCTGGCATAAGGGATTTACCGATCCAGAAACCAGGCCAAGCACAACGAATGACGCGATTGCAGCGCAGGAAATCTATGAGTTTAGCGGCTGTACACAGTGTAAGGAGCTCCACATCGCCTGTGAAAATGACTCCAGTCCCCAGGTCTCAGCCGATCAACAAGCCGCCATCCGGGCCAGTCCAGATCACGAAAATCAGTCATCGGGATGACATCTTCCCGAGACCTGCGGTGCCATCTGGAGTTGTGAATATAAATCAAAACCAACTCAAGACTCAACAACAGCAGAAGACGCTGATCTTTCCGACGACCGATGAAGCGATCGCTAACCCGCAGGGATCTGGTCCACCACAAAGGAGGTCCGTGGGTAGGCCGCCCAAGAAGCTACCTATGGTGCAGCGAATAGTTGCGCCGGAAACGCAGACCAAGCCACAGTCGCCCATAAACACCAAAGTCCTGACCATTGGCAAGCCCACCAGCTCCGTCGCGAGTGgtaacataaataatattgcTATCAAAAGCAACGTCGTTACTAGCATAAGCAGCAGCACCGCTACTACTAATACCATTACCAAAGGTACCAGTAACAACAGCATCAAAACTACTGAAAACGTTAATGTAATAAGCTACAGTCCGAATTCATctagcaccagcagcagcagcaaggcCACCACTGGTGCCTCTGGTGCGGTGATAACTAATATACCCACAACCACCACAGCTGGAACATCCGTTCCGGTCGGAAAGAGTATAACCCAATTGAAAATGACTGAGCGAGGCACTCAAACCGGAGTCCAGAATCCTTTCTCCGATAATTACTTTCTCGAAATGATCAAGCCCCAGATGCAGGAAATGAACCCCCGTCAGAAGATGCACTTTAAGAAGAAAGTATTCCAAGCGCTGATGGAAACCTTTGATGATGCTACCGATTTCCCAACGTCTAAAGAACTGCAGCATTTTAATATAAACACTCCTTCAGGATTTGAGCACATTACAGATCCGGAACTTCGATTGGTCAGGGAGCTAGTCAGCATGGTGAGCGCGGCTAAGGTTACCCTAATTAGACCGCCAGGAGAAGCTACAGCTATAGCTACAGCTTCCCGCAGTGGAATTGCTCCTGAGGTACAGCGAGGACCCCGAACAAATATGACACGCCAAGTCATTCAGAGGGTATACAAGCCAGGCACTGGACAAGAGATCGCCCCCACCAGCCCGGCGGGTGGACTAGATAAGAGGTTGTTCAGGTTAGCGGCTATGGGTGGTAAACCGAATGGCAACTTGAGTGCCACTCAGGAAATTTTGCGCAAGGATAGTGTTGACAGTAACCATAGTGTGGTCAAGGTGGCCAACCACGCCCCAACAGGCAGTCCCAAAGGAGCTGCTGTAGTGGCTGCTATAAGGCCGCAGGGTTCATTGATCAACAGTTTCTTTGGACAAGGCAATGGACCGACGACGGCCAAGGGAGCTGCCTCCGAGAATATCCGCGCCATGTCCAGGAGGTATTCCGTGTGCGGTAGCAGCAATCCACCCAATGCCCAAAACGCTAGCCAAGGTTCCGCCAATGGCAGCACCATAAACTCCAATGCTAGCGCTATGGAAGCGTCTATGCTTAAGCGGCGATTGATAGCAGCTGGGCATGGAATGGTGCCACCTACCCAACGCCCTCGGTATTCTGCCGTAGGTGCTAGTCAAATGACCACTGCATCGCAAGGCAGCAGTTTACTAGTGAGGAAGTCTGTGGGCTGCGTTCCTGCTTACCAAAAGCAAATCTCACCCACTGGCGGTGCCTCCCTGCTTCAGAAAACTCCGCAGATTGCCAGTGTGCAAGGATCTGCCTTCAATGACTTTGCCCAGCCCAAGCCCGCTGCAACGGCCTCTGTAAACGGCGAAGAAAGTTCGCCTACCTCGGCGCTGAAGCGCAGCTTGGTGGTGGCTAATACCAAAACCTCCTTTCAGGACCTTCTTCAGCAGGCCAGTCAGACGGTgcagagaaataaaattgaatcCTCGGAGACAGCAGCCACTATTGCTGCGGATGATTTTTCGCTGGACAACCTTAAGCGAGAGCCAGTGGATCCCGCGGAGGATCACAATGACATACTCGGTGTTTAA
- the CG3919 gene encoding uncharacterized protein, isoform B, whose amino-acid sequence MNTRRRSIAPPPNVYAINAKICHLVKLHPCLYDRHDDNYLRKSTVKNAWKEISNEMRNSVKSCKERWRNIRSSYARSIKLHHGANTYYLNSELKFLQKHITPGVPVPLRGRRSRPKGQEEHDEGDPETPVEAILEMVHSPSFLNSEHAQSRHSTDPASATDVEATQFNNEPSSIMDFEDTVPAEMRTESDSSEKEAKTSTRCIEALPIMDFDDAFLQGLRPEIKHMNFHQKLYFKRRVYDLLGEIFHSEQSASSTHPAQPHPRENVNGTLSTTSSLSSANPLQHMGLMLQLPKLVSKASKDL is encoded by the exons ATGAATACACGCCGTCGGTCCATAGCTCCACCACCGAACGTTTACGCCATCAATGCCAAAATATGTCATTTGGTGAAACTACATCCTTGTCTTTACGATCGTCACGATGACAACTACTTGCGGAAATCGACTGTGAAAAATGCGTGGAAGGAAATATCCAATGAGATGCGAAATTCGG TTAAAAGCTGCAAGGAACGTTGGCGCAACATTCGCTCCAGCTATGCCCGCTCAATAAAGTTGCATCACGGTGCGAATACGTACTATCTTAACAGCGAGCTGAAGTTCCTGCAAAAGCACATCACTCCCGGAGTGCCCGTTCCGCTCAGAGGTCGTAGGTCAAGACCCAAGGGACAGGAGGAGCACGACGAAGGGGATCCCGAAACTCCCGTAGAGGCAATCCTCGAGATGGTGCACTCCCCGAGCTTTCTGAATTCGGAGCATGCGCAGAGCCGTCACAGCACCGACCCTGCATCGGCGACGGACGTTGAG GCAACACAATTTAATAATGAACCATCATCAATCATGGATTTCGAGGACACGGTCCCGGCAGAAATGCGCACAGAGAGCGACAGCAGTGAGAAGGAGGCCAAG ACATCAACCCGCTGTATTGAAGCATTGCCAATCATGGATTTCGATGACGCATTCCTGCAGGGACTGCGTCCCGAAATCAAGCACATGAACTTCCACCAGAAGCTGTACTTCAAGCGACGTGTGTACGACCTGCTTGGCGAGATATTCCATTCCGAGCAGTCAGCCTCATCAACCCACCCAGCGCAGCCGCATCCCAGGGAGAATGTCAATGGAACGCTATCCACTACCTCGAGTCTCTCCTCGGCGAATCCACTACAGCACATGGGACTTATGCTGCAGCTGCCAAAGCTGGTGTCCAAGGCATCCAAAGATTTGTAG
- the CG3919 gene encoding uncharacterized protein, isoform C, producing the protein MNTRRRSIAPPPNVYAINAKICHLVKLHPCLYDRHDDNYLRKSTVKNAWKEISNEMRNSVKSCKERWRNIRSSYARSIKLHHGANTYYLNSELKFLQKHITPGVPVPLRGRRSRPKGQEEHDEGDPETPVEAILEMVHSPSFLNSEHAQSRHSTDPASATDVEATQFNNEPSSIMDFEDTVPAEMRTESDSSEKEAKVGEITLYRVPLLEFPKTSTRCIEALPIMDFDDAFLQGLRPEIKHMNFHQKLYFKRRVYDLLGEIFHSEQSASSTHPAQPHPRENVNGTLSTTSSLSSANPLQHMGLMLQLPKLVSKASKDL; encoded by the exons ATGAATACACGCCGTCGGTCCATAGCTCCACCACCGAACGTTTACGCCATCAATGCCAAAATATGTCATTTGGTGAAACTACATCCTTGTCTTTACGATCGTCACGATGACAACTACTTGCGGAAATCGACTGTGAAAAATGCGTGGAAGGAAATATCCAATGAGATGCGAAATTCGG TTAAAAGCTGCAAGGAACGTTGGCGCAACATTCGCTCCAGCTATGCCCGCTCAATAAAGTTGCATCACGGTGCGAATACGTACTATCTTAACAGCGAGCTGAAGTTCCTGCAAAAGCACATCACTCCCGGAGTGCCCGTTCCGCTCAGAGGTCGTAGGTCAAGACCCAAGGGACAGGAGGAGCACGACGAAGGGGATCCCGAAACTCCCGTAGAGGCAATCCTCGAGATGGTGCACTCCCCGAGCTTTCTGAATTCGGAGCATGCGCAGAGCCGTCACAGCACCGACCCTGCATCGGCGACGGACGTTGAG GCAACACAATTTAATAATGAACCATCATCAATCATGGATTTCGAGGACACGGTCCCGGCAGAAATGCGCACAGAGAGCGACAGCAGTGAGAAGGAGGCCAAGGTGGGAGAAATTACTTTATATAGAGTGCCATTGCTTGAATTCCCCAAA ACATCAACCCGCTGTATTGAAGCATTGCCAATCATGGATTTCGATGACGCATTCCTGCAGGGACTGCGTCCCGAAATCAAGCACATGAACTTCCACCAGAAGCTGTACTTCAAGCGACGTGTGTACGACCTGCTTGGCGAGATATTCCATTCCGAGCAGTCAGCCTCATCAACCCACCCAGCGCAGCCGCATCCCAGGGAGAATGTCAATGGAACGCTATCCACTACCTCGAGTCTCTCCTCGGCGAATCCACTACAGCACATGGGACTTATGCTGCAGCTGCCAAAGCTGGTGTCCAAGGCATCCAAAGATTTGTAG